The following are encoded in a window of Nocardioides houyundeii genomic DNA:
- the mshA gene encoding D-inositol-3-phosphate glycosyltransferase yields MISLHTSPLDQPGTGDAGGMNVYVLEVAKRLARQGAAVDIFTRATSSTLPAVVEAADGVLVRHVASGPFEGLTKGELPAQLCTFAREVLRTETLHPIGHYDVVHSHYWLSGQVGALARDRWGVPLVHSMHTMAKVKNAALAAGDAPEPSGRLIGEEQVVAAADMLIANTELEARQLVDLYGAEPGRVEVIHPGVDLSVFGRNQPAAARRELGLPLDAHVLLFAGRIQPLKAPDVLLRAVAVLLEEDPELRSRLVVPIVGGPSGSGLEHPESLAQLSSDLGLDDVVRFVPPVDQSRLATWYAASTLVAVPSHNESFGLVAVEAQAAGTPVVAAAVGGLTTVVDDGVSGLLVDGHDPRDWAAALRRVICDPALRARLSAGASAQARMFAWERTAQLTLETYDRARSLMRMDVAV; encoded by the coding sequence ATGATCAGCCTGCACACATCCCCGTTGGACCAGCCCGGGACCGGTGACGCGGGCGGCATGAACGTCTACGTGCTCGAGGTCGCCAAGCGCCTGGCGCGCCAGGGCGCGGCGGTGGACATCTTCACCCGGGCCACCTCCTCCACCCTCCCCGCGGTGGTCGAGGCCGCCGACGGCGTGCTGGTGCGGCACGTCGCCTCCGGCCCCTTCGAGGGACTGACCAAGGGCGAGCTGCCCGCCCAGCTGTGCACCTTCGCCCGCGAGGTGCTGCGCACCGAGACGCTGCACCCGATCGGGCACTACGACGTCGTGCACTCCCACTACTGGCTCTCCGGCCAGGTGGGTGCCCTGGCCCGGGACCGCTGGGGGGTGCCGCTGGTGCACTCCATGCACACCATGGCGAAGGTGAAGAACGCCGCGCTGGCCGCGGGCGACGCCCCCGAGCCGTCGGGACGGCTAATCGGCGAGGAGCAGGTCGTCGCTGCCGCGGACATGCTGATCGCCAACACCGAGCTCGAGGCCAGGCAGCTGGTCGACCTGTACGGCGCCGAGCCCGGCCGCGTGGAGGTCATCCACCCCGGCGTGGACCTGTCGGTGTTCGGCCGGAACCAGCCGGCGGCCGCGCGCCGCGAGCTGGGTCTGCCCCTGGACGCGCACGTGCTGCTCTTCGCCGGACGCATCCAGCCGCTCAAGGCGCCCGACGTGCTGCTGCGCGCGGTGGCGGTGCTCCTGGAGGAGGACCCCGAGCTGCGCAGCCGCCTGGTGGTCCCGATCGTCGGCGGGCCGTCCGGCTCCGGACTGGAGCACCCCGAGTCCCTGGCCCAGCTCTCCAGCGACCTCGGCCTCGACGACGTGGTGCGCTTCGTGCCGCCGGTGGACCAGAGCCGGCTCGCCACCTGGTACGCCGCCTCCACGCTGGTCGCCGTACCGTCGCACAACGAGTCGTTCGGCCTGGTCGCCGTCGAGGCGCAGGCCGCCGGTACGCCGGTGGTGGCGGCCGCCGTCGGCGGCCTGACCACGGTGGTGGACGACGGCGTCAGCGGGCTGCTGGTCGACGGGCACGACCCCCGGGACTGGGCAGCCGCGCTGCGCCGGGTGATCTGCGACCCCGCTCTGCGGGCTCGGCTCTCGGCCGGTGCGTCCGCGCAGGCCCGGATGTTCGCCTGGGAGCGCACCGCCCAGCTCACCCTGGAGACCTACGACCGGGCCCGGTCGCTGATGAGGATGGACGTGGCAGTGTGA
- a CDS encoding YbjN domain-containing protein: protein MSGNVDGSTAAQVIRDHLAAIEIDVDEVAPGVFSFNLPGEKKLQTPVRLDVGAHALGVHAFVCRNPDENHARVYRWLLERNLRMYAVSFAVDTSGDIYLDARLPLASVTADELDRLLGSVLANADESFNAILELGFASSIRKEWEWRRSRGESTANLEAFRGWLEAGEKESAAPAAAAPPAD from the coding sequence GTGAGCGGGAACGTGGACGGCAGCACCGCGGCGCAGGTGATCCGCGACCACCTGGCCGCCATCGAGATCGACGTCGACGAGGTGGCCCCCGGCGTCTTCTCGTTCAACCTGCCGGGGGAGAAGAAGCTCCAGACCCCGGTCCGCCTCGACGTGGGTGCGCACGCCCTCGGCGTGCACGCCTTCGTGTGCCGCAACCCGGACGAGAACCACGCGCGGGTCTACCGCTGGCTGCTGGAGCGCAACCTGCGGATGTACGCCGTCTCGTTCGCCGTGGACACCTCCGGCGACATCTACCTCGACGCCCGGCTGCCGCTGGCCTCGGTGACCGCCGACGAGCTCGACCGGCTGCTGGGTTCGGTGCTGGCCAACGCCGACGAGTCGTTCAACGCGATCCTCGAGCTCGGCTTCGCCTCCTCCATCCGCAAGGAGTGGGAGTGGCGCCGCTCGCGGGGCGAGTCCACCGCCAACCTCGAGGCCTTCAGGGGCTGGCTGGAGGCGGGGGAGAAGGAGTCCGCCGCGCCGGCCGCAGCGGCCCCGCCCGCCGACTGA
- a CDS encoding DMT family transporter has protein sequence MVAVAVLAVLVRAQDRFRGRFRVPGRREWPLVVLGGVSWITVYNLALNEAERRIDAGTAALLVQLGPILVALLAVVVFRDRLTPWLVVGLAVGFGGVVLIGRATSEGGDGDLVGVLLGVVAAVGFAVGVVTQKKLLGGGMTALDMTFWYYVVGMVGCLPWSGQLVDVVRRASAADLWWITYLGVVPSAIAFTTWAYALSRADAGKFAMTTFLVPFLTALMAWLLLSEVPPPLAFVGGVLCIGGVLLSRRAGPLRPARRTPSPPPPASP, from the coding sequence GACCGGTTCCGCGGCCGGTTCCGGGTGCCGGGCCGGCGGGAGTGGCCGCTGGTGGTGCTGGGCGGGGTCTCCTGGATCACGGTCTACAACCTCGCGCTGAACGAGGCCGAGCGACGCATCGACGCGGGCACAGCGGCGTTGCTGGTGCAGCTCGGCCCGATCCTGGTCGCGCTGCTCGCCGTCGTGGTGTTCCGGGACCGTCTCACCCCGTGGCTGGTGGTCGGTCTGGCAGTGGGCTTCGGCGGGGTGGTGCTCATCGGGCGGGCCACCTCCGAGGGCGGGGACGGCGACCTGGTCGGCGTCCTGCTCGGGGTGGTGGCGGCCGTGGGCTTCGCGGTCGGGGTGGTGACCCAGAAGAAGCTGCTCGGCGGCGGGATGACGGCCCTGGACATGACGTTCTGGTACTACGTGGTGGGGATGGTCGGCTGCCTGCCCTGGTCCGGACAGCTGGTGGACGTCGTGCGTCGGGCCAGCGCCGCGGACCTGTGGTGGATCACCTACCTGGGGGTCGTGCCCAGCGCCATCGCGTTCACCACCTGGGCCTACGCGCTCTCCCGGGCCGACGCGGGTAAGTTCGCCATGACCACGTTCCTGGTGCCGTTCCTCACCGCCCTGATGGCGTGGCTGCTGCTCTCGGAGGTGCCGCCGCCGCTGGCCTTCGTGGGCGGCGTGCTGTGCATCGGCGGAGTGCTGCTCAGTCGGCGGGCGGGGCCGCTGCGGCCGGCGCGGCGGACTCCTTCTCCCCCGCCTCCAGCCAGCCCCTGA